A portion of the Blastopirellula sediminis genome contains these proteins:
- a CDS encoding aldose 1-epimerase, whose translation MSIEIAAIRDAESGASAKIAVGYGCNCFSFTVPSGEQSLEILWAEAGFESGKLRASSSGIPVLFPFPGRLKGGLLGWEGKEYHVPESDRAGNAIHGFVHTRPWRTVAQSENSVTAEFTASIDDASILEMWPSDFRIKVTYSLTGTTLSAVFEATNCGDASLPCGLGTHPYFRVPLGGSSADACHIQVPYHSQWEFADKMATGEKTPAEPLDAPFAATSFDNAFGDLDWTGGKCLTSIEDPESGVKITQTFSDEFIGVVLYNPAHREAFCIEPYTLIPDAFQVTAKGIDAGLRVLQPGESFTAKVDIAVALTK comes from the coding sequence ATGTCGATTGAAATCGCCGCCATTCGCGACGCCGAGTCCGGCGCTTCCGCAAAGATCGCCGTCGGCTACGGCTGCAACTGCTTTTCCTTTACGGTCCCCAGCGGCGAGCAGTCGCTTGAGATTCTCTGGGCCGAAGCAGGATTCGAGTCGGGCAAATTGCGAGCCTCTAGTAGCGGCATTCCGGTCCTCTTCCCATTTCCAGGGCGGCTCAAAGGGGGCCTGCTCGGTTGGGAAGGAAAAGAGTACCACGTCCCCGAAAGCGATCGTGCCGGCAACGCGATTCATGGCTTCGTCCACACGCGCCCCTGGCGAACGGTCGCTCAAAGCGAAAACAGCGTCACCGCCGAGTTCACCGCGTCGATCGACGACGCGAGTATCCTGGAGATGTGGCCCTCCGACTTTCGGATCAAAGTCACCTACTCCTTGACCGGCACGACCCTCTCCGCCGTTTTTGAGGCGACCAATTGCGGCGACGCTTCGCTTCCGTGCGGGCTCGGTACGCATCCCTACTTCCGCGTACCGCTGGGCGGCAGTTCCGCCGACGCGTGCCACATCCAAGTCCCTTACCACAGCCAATGGGAATTCGCCGACAAGATGGCGACCGGCGAGAAGACTCCGGCAGAGCCGCTCGACGCTCCCTTCGCGGCCACGTCGTTCGACAACGCGTTCGGCGATTTGGATTGGACCGGCGGCAAGTGTTTGACCTCGATCGAAGATCCAGAGAGTGGCGTGAAGATCACGCAGACCTTCTCCGACGAGTTCATCGGCGTCGTCCTCTACAACCCGGCCCATCGCGAAGCGTTTTGCATCGAGCCGTACACGCTAATTCCCGACGCGTTTCAGGTTACGGCGAAAGGAATCGACGCCGGGCTGCGCGTGCTGCAGCCCGGCGAGTCGTTCACCGCGAAGGTCGACATCGCCGTCGCGCTGACGAAGTAG
- a CDS encoding zinc ribbon domain-containing protein produces MIICPSCKTENPQSAYRCTNCNYGIAPRLTPIRRHKPRYIGDTMEETKAEELGRTYRCANCRSYGGQVKQIAATGTGVSRMIDFQFNEFIVVSCSFCGLVQMYDANIVGGNANGWRILDFLFGID; encoded by the coding sequence TTGATCATTTGTCCCAGTTGCAAAACCGAAAACCCGCAGTCCGCTTATCGCTGCACCAACTGCAACTATGGAATCGCCCCACGATTAACGCCAATTCGTCGTCACAAACCGCGATACATCGGCGATACGATGGAGGAAACCAAGGCGGAAGAGCTGGGACGAACTTACCGCTGCGCCAATTGCCGATCGTACGGCGGGCAGGTCAAACAAATTGCCGCCACTGGAACCGGCGTTTCCCGCATGATCGACTTCCAATTCAATGAGTTCATTGTGGTAAGTTGTTCTTTTTGCGGCCTCGTCCAGATGTATGATGCGAACATCGTCGGGGGCAACGCCAACGGCTGGCGCATTCTCGACTTTCTCTTTGGCATCGACTAA